One window of the Thamnophis elegans isolate rThaEle1 chromosome 6, rThaEle1.pri, whole genome shotgun sequence genome contains the following:
- the TMPRSS3 gene encoding transmembrane protease serine 3: MSSVEQAPRTDSSLDTTEIISAAEDELPDSNICFCYKRIFCIQQANVDHSEHENEEIAAPRCHFLIPLRLLVFILALFLTLIIATAIALSVYFNCNGRFQCRSSFKCIDQTARCDGVFNCKDGEDEYRCVRLSGKRAVLQVFSFGTWRTVCSDGWKDNYGNVTCKYLGFSSFVSSSGFPVAAIENEFQKYFVTANHWLSADQLTSPQNATDLREECISGNVIVLKCLACGTRIWYSPRIVGGNVSLLQQWPWQASLQFQGYHLCGGSVITPRWIVTAAHCVYDLYLPGAWSVHVGLVILEESPVNPYLVDKIIYHKNYKPKTMKNDIALIKLATPLALNGLIEPICLPNFGEHFPEGKMCWISGWGATEEGGDTSETMKYAGVPLISNKVCNHGEVYGGIVASSMLCAGYLKGGIDTCQGDSGGPLACKDLNTWKLVGTTSFGVGCAEENKPGVYSRITSYLDWIHEQMERDVQTGFGISVCQSSYFQGLGISRYGWLMV; the protein is encoded by the exons ATGAGTTCAGTGGAACAG GCCCCAAGAACAGATTCCAGTCTTGACACCACTGAAATTATCTCTGCTGCAGAAGATGAATTGCCAGATTCTAATATTTGTTTCTGCTACAAAAGGATATTCTGTATACAGCAAGCAAATGTGGATCACAGTGAACATGAAAATG AAGAGATCGCAGCACCTCGGtgccattttttaatcccactAAGGCTGCTTGTCTTTATCCTTGCCTTATTTCTCACTTTAATCATAGCAACAGCCATTGCCTTGAGTG TTTATTTCAATTGCAACGGGAGGTTTCAGTGCCGATCTTCCTTTAAATGTATTGATCAAACAGCAAGGTGTGATGGCGTCTTCAATTGCAAAGACGGAGAAGATGAGTACAGATGTG TCAGACTGAGCGGCAAAAGGGCTGTGCTGCAGGTGTTCAGTTTCGGAACCTGGCGGACTGTGTGTTCCGATGGCTGGAAAGACAACTATGGGAATGTTACATGTAAATACTTAGGATTTTCAAG TTTTGTAAGTTCATCTGGCTTCCCAGTGGCTGCCATTGAGAATGaattccagaaatattttgttactGCAAATCATTGGTTATCAGCTGATCAACTCACATCACCACAAAATGCTACTGATTTACG AGAAGAATGTATTTCAGGCAATGTAATTGTCTTAAAATGTTTAG CATGTGGTACCAGGATTTGGTACTCCCCACGTATTGTCGGTGGAAATGTGTCCCTGCTCCAGCAATGGCCATGGCAAGCCAGCCTTCAGTTTCAAGGATATCATTTGTGTGGGGGATCAGTCATTACCCCACGGTGGATTGTTACAGCAGCCCACTGTGTTTATGA TTTGTACCTACCAGGAGCGTGGAGTGTTCATGTGGGTTTAGTAATCCTGGAAGAAAGTCCTGTGAACCCATACTTAGTGGACAAAATTATATACCATAAAAATTATAAGCCTAAAACAATGAAGAATGATATAGCATTGATTAAGCTGGCTACTCCACTTGCACTAAATG GTCTTATAGAGCCAATTTGCCTTCCTAATTTTGGAGAACATTTTCCAGAAGGAAAAATGTGCTGGATATCAGGATGGGGAGCGACAGAAGAAGGAG GTGATACTTCAGAAACCATGAAATATGCTGGTGTCCCTCTAATTTCTAACAAAGTGTGCAATCATGGAGAGGTCTATGGAGGAATTGTAGCATCATCAATGCTCTGTGCAGGTTATTTAAAAGGAGGCATAGACACCTGTCAG gGAGACAGCGGGGGGCCACTGGCATGCAAAGATTTGAATACCTGGAAGTTGGTGGGAACAACCAGTTTTGGGGTGGGCTGTGCAGAAGAAAACAAACCTGGAGTCTACAGTCGCATCACCTCATATCTGGATTGGATACATGAACAAATGGAG agagatgttcagactggatttggcatttctgTTTGTCAATCAAGTTATTTCCAAGGACTTGGAATAAGCAGATATGGATGGTTGATGGTGTAA